The genomic stretch GGTCACCGCCACCACCGGCGATGACAGCGCGACCACCGGGCAGATCATTATCGGCACCAAGAAAGCCGGTTGACCGCCTCAACCCTCGCCGAGCACGATGTCCCAGCGATAGCGGTCAGCCTCGGCCTGCGCGGCCATTGCGGTGACGGCATCTTCGCCGAGCTCGTTATAAAGCGCGTCCTTGCTGTTCGTGGCGTGATCCTCGCTGAAGTACATCTGCGTGATCAGCCGGTGCTGGCGGCCCTTGATGTCGAAATGGATATGCGGCGTGCGGTGGCCGATCGGGCTGTCATAGCCTGAGGGCTTGATCGTGGTGATCCGCCATTCGCCGCTCGGCCCGGTCATCAGCCGCGCATAGCCCTGGAAGTTGGGATCGAGCGGGGCGGTCGCAATGTCGCCCGGATGGGCATAGCGTCCGGCCGCGTTGCACTGCCAGATTTCAAGCTCGGAGCCGCTGACTGGATTGCCCTTACGGTCGAGCACGCGGCCGGTTACTTCGATCACCCGGCCAAGCGCACGGCTGGTGTTGCCCTTGATCATGGTCATGTCGAAATCATCGTCGCCCGGACGCAGGATCGGATAGAACGGCCCGATCGGACCGCCTGCGGTTTGCGCGGGCGCAGCGGCGCGGGCGATGCCCCCGGTTGCGACCATCCCGGTCGCGATGAGCGCGGCGCCGGCAAAGTGGCGGCGTGAAAGCGTGTGGTTGTAATCCATGATGTCCCCCCGGAGCGCCCTGCAACCGCAATACCACACCGCCGACATGAACGAAACCGCCCCGCACAGAGCCCCGCGCGCGCTGACGCTTGCCATTTTGCAGCGCAGCATCTACGGGGCGCGGCCAATATCCCCCTCACCAGAACAGACGTTCACAGGAGCATTACCATGGCGGTCACCCGCACCTTTTCGATCATCAAGCCCGACGCCACCCGTCGCAACCTGACCGGCGCCGTCACCAAGATGCTGGAAGACGCCGGCCTGCGCGTCGTCGCTTCTAAGCGCATCCACATGACCCGCGAACAGGCCGAAGGCTTCTACGGCGTGCACCGTGAGCGTCCGTTCTTCGGCGAACTCGTCGACTTTATGATGAGCGAGCCGGTGGTGGTTCAGGTGCTCGAAGGCGAAGACGCCGTGACCCGCAACCGCGACATCATGGGCGCGACCAACCCGGCTGACGCTGCCCCCGGCACGATCCGCAAGGAACTGGCGCTGTCGATCGGTGAGAACACCGTCCACGGTTCGGATTCGGAAGAAAACGCCGCGATTGAAATCGC from uncultured Erythrobacter sp. encodes the following:
- the ndk gene encoding nucleoside-diphosphate kinase, which produces MAVTRTFSIIKPDATRRNLTGAVTKMLEDAGLRVVASKRIHMTREQAEGFYGVHRERPFFGELVDFMMSEPVVVQVLEGEDAVTRNRDIMGATNPADAAPGTIRKELALSIGENTVHGSDSEENAAIEIAFFFNEDEIVG
- a CDS encoding protocatechuate 3,4-dioxygenase — translated: MDYNHTLSRRHFAGAALIATGMVATGGIARAAAPAQTAGGPIGPFYPILRPGDDDFDMTMIKGNTSRALGRVIEVTGRVLDRKGNPVSGSELEIWQCNAAGRYAHPGDIATAPLDPNFQGYARLMTGPSGEWRITTIKPSGYDSPIGHRTPHIHFDIKGRQHRLITQMYFSEDHATNSKDALYNELGEDAVTAMAAQAEADRYRWDIVLGEG